In Ruminiclostridium papyrosolvens DSM 2782, the following proteins share a genomic window:
- a CDS encoding acyl-CoA dehydratase activase, giving the protein MKILGIDLGSREVKIVLMDKNSIIHKQKISTMTFYKNYCLYKNGKLEVDIKNLGFSEDVVAVSTGYGRNNTDISKFRQITEIKAHVYGAIYQTDLKEFILLDVGGQDVKVIKVEKGLITDLEMNDKCAASCGRYLENMSMVLEIPLEKLTEYFEAPVELNSTCSVFSESELIGKIAEGVSMERLCAGVNYSLYRKLRPLLFKFKGKRLVMSGGVAKSKSLAYYLTKDFDEVIMLKEPQFNGAIGCCSYGSLF; this is encoded by the coding sequence ATGAAAATACTTGGAATTGACTTGGGCAGCAGGGAAGTAAAAATAGTTCTCATGGATAAAAATTCAATTATACATAAACAAAAAATAAGTACAATGACTTTTTATAAAAACTACTGTCTATATAAGAATGGAAAACTTGAGGTAGACATAAAAAACCTTGGATTTAGTGAAGACGTGGTTGCAGTATCAACGGGTTATGGAAGAAATAACACGGACATAAGTAAGTTCAGACAAATAACGGAAATAAAGGCTCATGTGTACGGAGCAATTTATCAGACAGACTTGAAGGAATTTATCCTGTTGGATGTAGGCGGACAGGATGTGAAGGTGATAAAGGTTGAAAAAGGTCTTATAACTGATTTGGAGATGAATGACAAGTGTGCTGCCTCCTGTGGAAGATATCTTGAAAATATGTCCATGGTTCTGGAAATTCCGCTTGAAAAATTGACAGAATACTTTGAAGCGCCTGTGGAACTGAACTCTACTTGTTCTGTTTTTTCAGAATCGGAACTAATCGGTAAAATAGCCGAAGGGGTTTCAATGGAGAGATTATGCGCCGGGGTAAATTATTCGCTTTACAGAAAACTTAGACCCTTACTTTTTAAATTTAAAGGAAAAAGGCTGGTAATGTCGGGAGGTGTGGCAAAAAGCAAATCACTTGCTTACTACCTTACAAAGGATTTTGATGAAGTAATAATGCTTAAAGAACCGCAGTTTAACGGTGCAATCGGATGTTGCAGTTATGGTTCGCTTTTTTGA
- a CDS encoding IS1182 family transposase, which translates to MQHKNYTGFNGYYQLVLPLNLEMLIPEDDSVRLLSQILEGLNYTKLYKAYSSTGRKPAVDPKTMFKIITYANSNNIYSSRKIETACKRDINYMWLLQGESKPDHSTIARFRKDYLPEAIEDLFYQMVQHLHSIGEVKFENLFVDGTKIEANANRYTFVWKKVVNKNEAKMFEKIKACLVDINQSYLTNFSVSKDSILADLEQVLKYLKDKQKEDNIEFVHGIGKRKTQVQKFTEQLKEFKERQEKYNAHNRLFEGRNSYSKTDTDATFMHMKDDHMRNAQLKPAYNVQIGVESEYVTGVGVFQDRNDIATLIPFLKSMESNLGRCYENIIADSGYESEENYLYLEEKQQQSYIKPQTYKIWKKKSFKKDISKRENMKYDEDKDEYTCHNGKQLKMSGTTHRKSATGYRSEISIYECEDCSNCPYKSKCTKAQGNRKMQVSKTFVKKRQKSYENILTEKGILLRVNRSIQVEGAFGVLKSDYNFKRFLTRGRTSVKTEFMLLCFGYNINKLHSKIQNDRCGKELHEIKAC; encoded by the coding sequence ATCCAACATAAAAATTATACCGGATTTAACGGATACTATCAATTAGTTTTGCCTTTAAATTTGGAGATGTTAATACCTGAAGATGATTCTGTCAGACTGCTAAGCCAAATATTGGAGGGATTGAATTACACAAAGTTGTATAAGGCTTACTCTTCTACGGGAAGAAAACCGGCAGTTGACCCAAAGACTATGTTCAAGATAATAACATATGCAAACTCAAATAACATATACTCAAGCAGAAAAATTGAAACTGCATGTAAAAGAGATATTAATTACATGTGGCTGCTCCAAGGGGAATCAAAGCCTGACCACTCAACTATAGCCAGATTTCGCAAGGATTATCTTCCAGAAGCAATAGAAGACCTATTCTATCAAATGGTTCAGCACCTGCATTCTATAGGAGAAGTCAAATTCGAAAACCTGTTTGTGGATGGTACTAAAATTGAAGCAAATGCAAACCGCTATACCTTTGTATGGAAGAAAGTAGTCAATAAAAACGAAGCAAAGATGTTTGAGAAAATCAAAGCTTGCTTAGTGGATATAAACCAGTCATATTTAACTAACTTTTCAGTATCAAAAGATAGTATACTGGCGGATTTAGAGCAAGTCCTTAAATATTTAAAGGATAAGCAAAAAGAAGACAATATAGAATTCGTTCATGGAATCGGTAAACGTAAAACTCAAGTACAGAAATTCACAGAGCAGCTTAAGGAATTTAAAGAACGTCAGGAAAAATACAATGCTCATAACCGGCTGTTCGAGGGGAGAAACAGTTATTCTAAAACGGATACTGATGCAACATTCATGCACATGAAAGATGATCACATGCGTAACGCTCAGCTAAAACCTGCTTACAATGTACAGATTGGTGTAGAAAGCGAATATGTTACCGGCGTTGGAGTCTTTCAGGATAGGAATGACATTGCTACACTGATCCCGTTTCTAAAAAGTATGGAATCAAACTTAGGAAGGTGTTATGAAAATATAATTGCAGACTCTGGCTATGAGAGCGAAGAAAACTATCTGTACTTGGAAGAAAAGCAACAGCAAAGCTACATAAAACCTCAAACATACAAGATATGGAAGAAGAAAAGTTTCAAGAAAGATATCAGCAAACGTGAAAATATGAAATATGATGAAGATAAAGATGAGTATACGTGCCATAATGGAAAACAATTAAAAATGTCAGGAACAACTCATAGAAAATCTGCAACAGGATATCGTTCCGAGATTAGCATATATGAATGTGAAGATTGTAGTAATTGCCCCTATAAGTCTAAGTGTACAAAAGCCCAAGGAAATCGCAAAATGCAGGTATCTAAAACATTTGTAAAAAAGAGACAAAAATCTTATGAAAACATCTTGACGGAAAAAGGCATTCTTCTAAGAGTAAATCGTTCCATCCAAGTTGAAGGAGCCTTTGGGGTTCTAAAAAGTGACTATAATTTTAAACGATTTTTAACTAGAGGGAGAACCAGTGTCAAAACGGAATTTATGCTGTTGTGTTTTGGCTATAACATAAACAAGCTACACTCCAAAATTCAAAATGACCGATGTGGAAAAGAACTTCATGAAATAAAAGCCTGCTAA
- a CDS encoding bifunctional diguanylate cyclase/phosphohydrolase, whose translation MIDEEKKVLLQLIKSQICIYFENAILFSKLRDSAEHDGLTGLYNRLYLSQLLDNWEDKMIDINGAIILDLDNFKNINDNYGHLAGDNVIRMLVGVIKNAIKNLPVYAIRYGGEEFLLLTRGIDSKNIVEIAETIRKEFNALKYEKSSLSVSLGVSILGESCGVVDYLELIRSADEALYTAKRIGKNVVVTSDEDLQLFDSVSFNIAKNLSRYNRFNVIGEIYRVNFKSPHLLSIEEYNKLKYCITSCFREYDGIYGSVSLSFVVLTDNQIPQELIENKINKALVSNELDYISFEVYSNTDAYREVMLHSERVASISIALAEAYGLPAEEGEKVKLAAANHDIGKLYINPKILNKPGRLTPEEYEKIKMHAFYSYQYAKSRENLKFVADYIFYHHEYVDGSGYFKKKDIPLHSQIIVLADIFDALCENRCYRAAFSRDEAIRIMEGEKHKFNPELFELMKKIADYI comes from the coding sequence ATGATTGATGAAGAAAAAAAGGTATTGCTTCAGTTGATTAAAAGTCAGATATGTATATACTTTGAAAATGCAATCCTATTTTCAAAGCTCAGGGATTCAGCGGAGCATGATGGATTGACAGGTCTTTATAACAGACTGTATCTTTCTCAGTTGCTGGATAACTGGGAAGATAAGATGATAGACATAAATGGCGCGATTATACTTGATTTGGATAATTTTAAGAATATTAATGACAATTACGGACATCTGGCAGGGGATAATGTTATTAGGATGTTGGTGGGTGTCATTAAAAATGCTATAAAAAACCTCCCTGTTTATGCCATACGTTATGGGGGAGAGGAATTTCTTTTACTTACCAGAGGAATTGATTCCAAGAATATTGTGGAAATAGCTGAAACAATTCGCAAAGAGTTTAATGCCTTGAAATATGAGAAAAGCAGTCTCAGTGTGAGTCTGGGGGTATCAATTTTGGGTGAGTCCTGTGGGGTAGTAGACTATTTGGAGCTTATAAGAAGTGCTGATGAAGCACTGTATACAGCAAAGAGAATCGGCAAAAACGTGGTGGTTACCTCCGATGAAGACCTACAGCTATTTGACTCCGTATCCTTCAACATTGCAAAGAACCTGTCAAGATACAACAGATTCAATGTTATAGGAGAAATCTACAGGGTTAATTTTAAATCACCACATTTATTATCTATAGAAGAATACAACAAGCTGAAATATTGTATTACATCTTGTTTCAGAGAATATGACGGAATATACGGGTCTGTTTCATTATCATTTGTAGTTTTAACAGACAATCAGATACCTCAGGAGCTTATAGAGAATAAAATTAATAAGGCTCTGGTAAGCAATGAGCTTGATTATATTAGCTTTGAGGTATACTCAAATACTGATGCCTACAGAGAGGTTATGCTCCACAGTGAGAGAGTTGCTTCCATCAGCATTGCCCTTGCAGAGGCTTATGGCCTTCCGGCAGAGGAAGGTGAAAAGGTTAAGCTTGCAGCTGCGAACCATGATATAGGAAAACTTTATATTAATCCAAAGATTCTCAATAAACCCGGAAGGCTTACGCCTGAGGAATATGAGAAAATCAAAATGCACGCCTTTTATAGCTATCAGTATGCTAAAAGCCGTGAAAACCTTAAATTTGTTGCGGATTATATATTTTATCATCATGAATATGTTGATGGGTCAGGATATTTTAAGAAAAAAGATATTCCGCTCCATTCTCAAATAATAGTACTGGCAGATATTTTTGATGCCTTATGCGAAAACAGATGCTATCGGGCTGCTTTTAGCAGAGATGAAGCTATCAGAATAATGGAGGGTGAAAAGCACAAATTTAACCCGGAACTGTTTGAATTAATGAAAAAAATTGCAGATTATATTTAA
- a CDS encoding MetS family NSS transporter small subunit: protein MTATSIAFFLFGAIFLWGGLAVTITIAVKNETKK from the coding sequence ATGACTGCTACGTCCATAGCTTTCTTTCTATTTGGTGCTATTTTCCTCTGGGGAGGACTCGCTGTAACAATCACCATTGCAGTTAAAAATGAAACTAAAAAGTAA
- a CDS encoding CYTH domain-containing protein — MKKDKNIEVEKKYVIDAQNGPLFDKVRTEFSDFMKNYSSSSVKAKDSTDDYYDTDGGDLYRQNIILRMRSDNKTKRITIKKDIPEETLCGSDGQLTRFEYEKEIDSEDIEDNWELIKLYCTELTQKFQPKDFHKVIRVEKTREKILCSQDEFSVEVAFDSVNYVNIKNNTSKKEYQIELELKSDYSHRDRLKTVTDEMEKRYEFLKPNYESKYIRAVNMTCI, encoded by the coding sequence ATGAAAAAGGATAAAAATATAGAAGTAGAAAAGAAATATGTAATTGATGCACAGAATGGTCCTCTATTTGATAAAGTACGGACTGAGTTTTCTGACTTTATGAAAAATTACAGTTCGAGTTCCGTAAAAGCAAAAGACAGTACAGATGATTATTACGATACAGACGGGGGAGACTTGTACAGGCAGAATATAATACTTAGAATGAGATCAGATAATAAAACAAAACGTATAACAATAAAAAAAGATATTCCTGAGGAAACCCTTTGCGGTAGCGACGGACAATTGACAAGATTTGAATACGAAAAAGAGATTGATTCTGAGGATATAGAAGATAATTGGGAATTAATAAAATTATACTGCACGGAGCTTACTCAAAAATTCCAGCCAAAGGATTTTCATAAAGTTATAAGGGTTGAAAAAACCCGTGAGAAAATACTGTGTTCACAAGACGAATTTTCAGTAGAAGTTGCTTTTGACAGTGTTAATTATGTAAACATAAAAAATAATACATCAAAAAAAGAATACCAGATAGAACTTGAGTTGAAATCAGATTACTCGCATAGAGACAGATTAAAGACTGTGACGGATGAAATGGAAAAGAGGTATGAGTTCCTAAAGCCCAACTATGAATCAAAGTATATAAGGGCAGTGAATATGACTTGCATTTAA
- a CDS encoding acyl carrier protein — MEIKEQIIAVIASALNIDTEQVNGISADENLNRLGVDSVNFIEIIVSLEDKLHIVFDDEELLLDNLNTLNKLEKVVSQKLGI; from the coding sequence ATGGAAATAAAAGAACAGATTATAGCTGTAATTGCTTCAGCTTTAAATATTGATACTGAACAAGTAAACGGCATATCAGCAGATGAAAACCTTAATAGGTTAGGTGTCGATTCAGTTAATTTCATCGAAATTATTGTTAGTCTGGAAGATAAATTACATATTGTCTTTGATGACGAAGAACTCTTGCTTGATAATCTGAATACGCTGAATAAGTTGGAGAAGGTAGTAAGTCAAAAACTTGGAATTTAG
- the tlp gene encoding small acid-soluble spore protein Tlp — protein sequence MNKPKPDDRSDNVKRIQANINYTIKNIELADELIEKTDDSKMAKTLEEKNDRRRDALEGFRAEIRDEALDQKRRGK from the coding sequence ATGAATAAGCCTAAACCGGATGACAGAAGCGATAATGTAAAGAGAATACAAGCAAACATCAATTATACAATTAAGAATATTGAATTAGCTGATGAACTTATTGAAAAAACTGATGACAGTAAAATGGCAAAAACCCTTGAAGAGAAAAATGACAGAAGACGTGACGCACTTGAAGGCTTCAGGGCAGAAATAAGAGATGAAGCCCTAGACCAGAAGCGCAGGGGTAAATAA
- a CDS encoding 2-hydroxyacyl-CoA dehydratase family protein, whose translation MRKIGITTTVPVEILLAANCKVIDLNNVFISGDSYSEDIERAERDGFPKSSCAWIKGIYGACLRCGISEIVGVQEGDCSNTGALLEVLKTRGIKVYHFSYPASHNVSDITIEMNKFMKAFNVSLEQTEAVRTSLSTIRKYAKAIDELTYIDNKATGFENHISQVTLSDFDGNPQKCGQLLEAKISEISKRQPRKQLLRLGYIGVPPMICDVFEYAERFNACFVYNEVQREFSFPRAAQAKDIYEQYYDYTYPYDLNFRLLEIKKQIRQRRLDGIIHYTQSFCHRAIQDIVIKQELDIPVFTIEGDKSNCLDSRTKLRLEAFLDMLVDLRGLKQ comes from the coding sequence ATGAGAAAAATTGGAATTACTACTACAGTTCCTGTAGAAATACTGCTTGCAGCTAACTGCAAGGTAATTGATTTGAATAATGTGTTTATATCCGGAGACAGCTATTCAGAGGATATCGAAAGAGCCGAAAGAGACGGCTTTCCCAAAAGCTCCTGTGCATGGATAAAAGGGATTTACGGAGCCTGCCTTCGCTGTGGCATAAGTGAAATTGTGGGAGTTCAGGAGGGGGACTGTTCCAACACGGGAGCACTGCTTGAGGTTCTAAAGACAAGGGGAATAAAAGTGTATCACTTCTCTTATCCTGCATCTCACAACGTTAGTGATATAACCATAGAAATGAATAAATTTATGAAAGCTTTTAATGTCAGTCTAGAGCAGACGGAAGCCGTCAGAACGTCTTTAAGCACCATAAGAAAATACGCCAAAGCTATTGATGAGCTTACCTACATAGACAATAAAGCCACAGGCTTTGAAAATCATATATCACAGGTAACTTTAAGCGATTTTGACGGCAACCCTCAAAAATGTGGACAATTGCTTGAAGCAAAAATAAGTGAAATATCAAAAAGGCAACCGAGAAAACAGTTGTTGAGACTTGGTTATATAGGTGTACCGCCAATGATTTGTGATGTATTTGAGTATGCCGAAAGGTTTAATGCCTGTTTTGTATATAATGAAGTGCAAAGAGAATTTTCCTTTCCAAGGGCAGCACAAGCCAAAGATATATATGAGCAGTATTATGATTATACATATCCCTATGATTTGAACTTCAGACTTTTGGAAATAAAAAAACAGATAAGACAAAGAAGGCTTGACGGTATTATTCATTATACTCAGTCCTTCTGTCACAGAGCCATACAGGATATAGTAATAAAACAGGAGCTTGATATTCCTGTATTCACAATAGAGGGAGACAAGTCCAATTGTCTGGATTCCCGGACAAAACTGAGACTTGAAGCTTTTCTGGATATGCTTGTAGATTTAAGGGGGCTAAAGCAATGA
- a CDS encoding ATP-grasp domain-containing protein translates to MENGFNLISLITTERSKGTIVWLCNIGAEKYWSNLSAGVVNRQEDIAVNRMEEMNLLICREQDIIILREMPDEDYLSNLRKMGFSIPTILSPENADLLTPISELVLRDEGLLNKLKEAAEKNNDLYFNPYGVTHLEEEIAQKTGMRIMGAPSHINAKINDKIFNREISEKLGLTVCEGRVCNSADEIREEYDKLTNSKPFFSKVIIKEPKGASGKGLYIVDSKEKLESSLRMIARFSRGRTDSKWLVEGWYNKKGDINYQIYVSPDGEVDVFSIKEQLLRDTVYIGSKMPPELEQRVLDSYMEYGQKIGRYLYETGFTGVAGIDSIITEQDVCIPIIEINGRFTLSTYISFVNQILKDKKILSRYFRLTPEKTVNYTDICSKLENEGLLINSDNKEGIFVYTSGTLPYKLHEGTDGSVGRVFTLIVSDSWENVNVLNSKLEKIMEAYSK, encoded by the coding sequence ATGGAAAACGGTTTTAACTTAATAAGCCTTATTACAACAGAAAGAAGCAAAGGAACCATTGTGTGGCTTTGCAATATAGGTGCGGAAAAATACTGGAGTAACTTGAGTGCAGGGGTTGTTAACAGGCAGGAGGACATTGCCGTAAACCGTATGGAAGAAATGAATCTTCTCATATGCAGAGAACAGGATATTATTATCCTTCGTGAAATGCCTGATGAAGATTATCTGAGCAATTTAAGAAAAATGGGTTTTTCCATACCAACTATACTATCCCCTGAAAATGCTGATTTATTAACTCCAATATCAGAGTTGGTACTTAGAGATGAAGGCCTACTCAATAAATTAAAAGAGGCAGCTGAAAAAAATAATGATTTGTATTTCAATCCGTATGGAGTTACTCATCTTGAAGAGGAAATTGCGCAAAAGACGGGTATGAGGATAATGGGTGCACCTTCTCATATTAATGCAAAAATCAATGACAAGATATTTAACAGAGAAATATCAGAAAAGCTTGGGTTAACTGTATGTGAAGGCAGAGTGTGCAATTCTGCCGACGAAATCCGAGAAGAATATGACAAACTGACAAATAGTAAACCGTTCTTTAGTAAAGTGATTATAAAAGAGCCAAAGGGTGCGTCAGGCAAGGGTTTATACATAGTAGACAGCAAGGAAAAGTTGGAATCAAGTCTGAGGATGATAGCTCGGTTCTCCAGAGGCAGGACAGACAGTAAGTGGCTTGTTGAAGGCTGGTATAACAAAAAAGGGGATATTAATTACCAGATATATGTTTCACCTGACGGAGAAGTAGATGTATTTTCGATAAAAGAACAGTTACTGAGGGATACAGTTTACATTGGCTCAAAAATGCCCCCTGAGCTGGAGCAAAGAGTTTTGGACAGCTATATGGAATACGGGCAAAAAATAGGAAGATATCTGTATGAAACAGGCTTTACCGGAGTAGCCGGAATTGACTCGATTATAACAGAACAGGATGTATGTATCCCTATAATTGAAATAAATGGTCGCTTTACCTTGTCAACGTATATTTCATTTGTAAATCAGATTCTGAAGGACAAAAAAATACTGTCAAGATACTTCAGACTGACTCCGGAAAAAACTGTGAACTATACGGATATATGCAGCAAACTGGAGAATGAGGGTTTGTTGATAAATTCAGACAATAAGGAAGGAATATTTGTGTACACCTCGGGGACCCTTCCTTACAAGCTTCATGAGGGTACTGACGGCAGCGTTGGAAGAGTTTTTACCTTAATAGTCTCTGATTCATGGGAGAATGTAAATGTACTAAATTCTAAGCTTGAGAAGATAATGGAAGCTTATTCTAAATAA
- a CDS encoding glycosyltransferase family 39 protein has translation MKKIADKMRYLVFTFLLLFFSFLWLLTLLLRAKSNPLPIILPQKPLILIVLSIPVFLLLFIFFSVGHILTQFNEKKTILTILSIYFTVQVLYILLFPVNAYEDAAIVEGFAREFLHGKFSSLEVGNYLGYYPNNIGITLLFSFLYLLFPDNLLTLRFCNVIFSTLTAWLTYKLYKELFPDERNSSCGVLLMAVCFLPAIILNNLTYGDTMSTSLCTAGLLNSVKFVKTSHTKYMIYTALLLMLGNFTRSVALLFLLAVLVYWTLNSKFLRSTLNSKKVIAGIILAILVFSLPLRLFSFIGFKSGIIAEPVGTHANPVWRWINIGFPSDSKLGYWDGGRNTTIFVSRYKCDPKKASRYFIHDVIDKYQTLGIKNTLKGYAKKTFWTWTEGTYNVNFYGLSQTLKPENFKLYDTPLIKYAEPDDAIFRGALDWYLHTCNWITLALVAYYLWYCIRYKDFKAELLVYTILFYLGFYFFWEVKSRYLFGLCPILIVLSYNSIGLIVKKGQRKFLRQP, from the coding sequence TTGAAAAAGATAGCTGACAAAATGAGATATCTTGTCTTTACCTTTTTGTTGCTGTTTTTTTCATTCCTGTGGCTGTTGACTCTACTTCTCAGGGCAAAGTCAAATCCTCTTCCAATAATATTACCTCAAAAGCCATTAATATTAATTGTCCTTTCAATACCTGTATTTTTGCTTCTATTTATATTTTTTAGTGTAGGGCATATATTGACTCAATTTAATGAGAAAAAAACTATATTAACCATCCTATCAATTTACTTTACTGTACAGGTCTTATATATTTTATTGTTTCCAGTAAATGCCTATGAAGATGCTGCTATTGTAGAAGGCTTTGCAAGGGAATTTCTCCATGGCAAGTTTTCTTCTCTGGAAGTAGGTAACTATCTTGGATATTATCCCAACAACATAGGTATTACATTGCTTTTTTCTTTTCTTTATTTACTTTTTCCAGATAACCTACTTACTCTGAGGTTTTGCAATGTAATATTTTCAACCTTGACTGCCTGGCTGACTTACAAACTGTATAAAGAGCTTTTCCCCGATGAAAGAAATTCTTCCTGTGGTGTACTATTAATGGCTGTATGTTTTCTGCCGGCAATTATTTTGAACAATCTTACATACGGCGATACTATGAGTACTTCTCTTTGTACGGCAGGACTTCTCAACTCAGTAAAATTTGTAAAAACTTCTCACACGAAATACATGATATACACTGCATTACTTCTTATGCTGGGAAACTTTACAAGAAGTGTTGCTCTGTTGTTTTTGCTGGCAGTTTTGGTTTACTGGACACTAAACAGCAAGTTTTTAAGGAGTACACTAAATTCAAAAAAAGTCATTGCAGGAATTATTTTAGCAATACTGGTATTTTCACTACCTTTGAGATTATTCAGTTTTATAGGTTTTAAAAGCGGTATTATAGCCGAACCTGTTGGTACTCATGCAAATCCAGTATGGAGGTGGATTAACATAGGTTTCCCCTCTGACAGTAAGCTGGGCTATTGGGACGGGGGACGTAATACAACTATATTTGTTTCACGCTACAAGTGCGACCCCAAAAAAGCCTCAAGATATTTTATACACGATGTAATTGATAAGTATCAGACCCTAGGCATAAAAAACACATTGAAAGGATATGCTAAAAAAACCTTCTGGACGTGGACAGAAGGCACCTACAATGTTAATTTTTACGGTTTAAGCCAAACACTAAAACCTGAGAATTTCAAGCTTTATGATACTCCCCTCATAAAATATGCTGAACCTGATGACGCTATATTCAGAGGGGCTCTTGACTGGTATTTACACACCTGCAACTGGATAACTCTGGCCCTTGTGGCATATTATCTTTGGTACTGTATAAGGTATAAGGATTTCAAAGCTGAGCTTTTGGTTTATACCATATTATTTTATCTGGGGTTTTATTTTTTCTGGGAAGTGAAATCAAGATATCTGTTCGGGTTATGCCCTATTTTAATAGTATTATCATATAATTCAATTGGACTGATTGTGAAAAAGGGTCAGCGAAAGTTTCTCCGCCAACCCTGA
- a CDS encoding aldo/keto reductase, whose product MQYRELGNTGIKISALGFGAMRLPQTNVGGKMVFDTEESIRMIHKSFELGVNYIDTAPYYCEKQSEEIVGKAIKGWRDKVYLSTKNPIEDDSGDHYRERLENSLKKLDTDYIDFYHMWGIDLESYEKKINVKNGPLSAALKAKEEGLIKHLSFSFHDKAENMIKLIDTGYFETVLCQYNMLDRSNEAGIAHAREKGLGVMIMGPIGGGRLGAPSEIIKKLIPGGAKSSAELAMRFVVSNPNVTCALSGMSSMAMVEENVRVVSKEEQLTDAEIFAINEAMEQNKKLSDLYCTGCNYCMPCPKEVNIPKIFEYMNYHRVYKLTDYAKAEYKSIGTNEWVKGNRADACVDCGICEQKCPQKIQIRKQLKESHKALA is encoded by the coding sequence ATGCAGTACCGCGAATTAGGTAATACCGGGATAAAGATATCAGCTTTGGGATTTGGTGCAATGAGATTACCGCAAACGAATGTAGGCGGTAAAATGGTTTTTGATACCGAAGAGAGTATTAGAATGATACATAAGTCTTTCGAGTTGGGTGTGAACTATATAGACACAGCCCCTTACTATTGTGAAAAACAGAGTGAGGAGATTGTGGGAAAAGCCATAAAAGGCTGGAGAGACAAAGTTTATCTTTCAACCAAAAACCCCATTGAAGACGATTCCGGTGACCATTATAGAGAAAGACTTGAAAATTCGTTAAAGAAACTTGATACTGACTACATAGACTTTTATCACATGTGGGGAATAGACCTTGAGAGCTATGAGAAGAAAATAAATGTAAAAAACGGCCCACTATCAGCTGCATTAAAAGCGAAAGAAGAGGGTTTGATAAAGCACTTATCCTTTTCTTTTCATGACAAGGCTGAAAATATGATAAAGCTAATTGATACCGGATACTTTGAGACAGTGCTATGCCAGTATAATATGCTGGACAGAAGCAATGAAGCCGGCATAGCTCATGCCCGTGAAAAAGGTCTTGGAGTCATGATTATGGGCCCAATTGGGGGAGGAAGACTGGGAGCACCTTCTGAAATAATCAAAAAATTAATACCCGGTGGAGCAAAAAGCAGTGCCGAGCTTGCTATGAGATTCGTAGTTTCTAATCCAAATGTAACATGTGCATTGTCGGGGATGAGCAGCATGGCTATGGTTGAGGAAAATGTACGGGTTGTGTCAAAGGAGGAACAGCTTACAGATGCCGAAATCTTTGCAATTAACGAGGCAATGGAGCAAAATAAAAAACTGTCTGACTTGTACTGTACGGGATGCAATTACTGTATGCCATGTCCAAAGGAAGTTAATATTCCTAAAATATTTGAATATATGAATTATCATCGTGTTTATAAATTGACTGATTATGCAAAGGCAGAATATAAAAGTATCGGGACAAATGAATGGGTTAAAGGGAACAGAGCTGACGCGTGCGTAGATTGCGGTATTTGTGAGCAAAAATGTCCTCAGAAAATACAAATACGCAAGCAGCTAAAAGAGTCACATAAAGCACTGGCTTAG